From the Cryptomeria japonica chromosome 2, Sugi_1.0, whole genome shotgun sequence genome, one window contains:
- the LOC131062970 gene encoding probable 2-oxoglutarate-dependent dioxygenase AOP1.2, whose protein sequence is MAFYESEANLDDIPTLDLSRCGDQKCLQTIKEACQELGCFRIVNHGIAPDLLLKADQACREVFKLPTETKRKNVSSNPLAGYLGGISKIPFYESEGIILAELSHSETLRDFSRLMWPHGNQNFCETMQEYTSKMVVLLNEVHKIILASFGVSEYFATHFDHGKAIFLMNLYDVTSELLDESIGLSPHTDLNSLTILHEDECGGFQIWNKAGNWVDVKSISNSFVAVMGDCFQVPWIHLLNIKPFCSIDFGLKKSRDILPVLLRIQDCGVSILLNSPFRCWSFTLY, encoded by the exons ATGGCATTTTACGAGTCTGAAGCAAATCTTGATGATATTCCCACTCTGGATCTCTCTCGCTGTGGAGACCAGAAATGTTTACAGACAATAAAAGAAGCTTGCCAAGAACTGGGCTGCTTTCGGATTGTAAACCATGGAATTGCACCAGACCTTCTCCTCAAAGCAGACCAGGCATGCCGGGAAGTTTTCAAGCTTCCCacagaaacaaaaagaaaaaacgtGTCTTCTAATCCTTTAGCGGGTTACTTGGGCGGTATATCTAAGATCCCCTTTTACGAAAGCGAGGGCATAATCCTCGCAGAGCTTTCTCATTCCGAGACCCTCAGAGACTTCTCTCGTCTCATGTGGCCTCATGGGAATCAAAACTTCTG CGAAACTATGCAAGAATACACAAGTAAGATGGTGGTACTGTTGAACGAAGTTCACAAAATAATTCTTGCGAGCTTTGGGGTGAGTGAGTACTTTGCCACTCACTTCGACCATGGAAAGGCGATCTTCCTTATGAATTTGTATGATGTAACGTCTGAACTTCTGGACGAATCGATTGGGCTTTCGCCTCATACGGATCTGAATAGCCTTACCATTCTGCATGAAGATGAGTGTGGCGGCTTCCAGATTTGGAACAAGGCAGGCAATTGGGTTGATGTGAAATCCATCTCTAACTCCTTTGTGGCTGTGATGGGTGACTGCTTTCAGGTTCCATGGATACATCTCTTAAATATTAAACCATTTTGTTCTATAGATTTTGGATTAAAAAAGAGTAGAGATATTTTGCCTGTTCTGTTAAGAATCCAAGATTGCGGGGTATCCATTCTTC